The Paenibacillus beijingensis nucleotide sequence CCATGAAACTCAAGATCGTCATAGCGGTGACTCTCGACGTCACACCTGCCGGATCGTATTGGGGAGCGACTTCCACGAAGTCGAAGGCGACAATTTCGCCCTTCTTGGATAAAGCCTCCAAATACCCGTTCAATTCGTCAAAAGTCAGCCCGCCGGGCATCGGCGATCCGGTCCCCGGCGCTACCGAAATGTCGAGCGAATCGATATCGATTGTGACGTAATAGCGCTCGGAAGAAGGAATTTTGTCGATGACTCCGTCTACGCCCAATTGCTTGGCTTCTTTCGCGGTAATTAATACACTTCCATATTCCCTCGCGTCGTCAAAATCCGATTTCCGGCTGCTGCCGAGCCCTCTTAGCCCGACCTGAGCCATCCCTTGGATATGATCCATCTCCGACATCCGGCGCAGCGGGCTCCCGTTGCCGAATCGCTGCCCGCCGGGCGCATCCGACCAATCCAGGTGCGCGTCGAATTGAACGACCGTTACCGGTCCGAAAGAATCCAAAGCTCTCGCTACCGGAATCGAGATGGAGTGATCGCCGCCGATGACGACCGGAGTCGCTCCTCGTTCCACAATTTTGCGGACGGCCCATTCAATATGTTCAAACGAAGTTTGAATATCGCCGTTCACGATATCCGCATCGCCGCAATCGACGATTTTCCATGGAGCGGCAAGAAAAACTTCATCCCGTTCCGGATCATAAAATCCGGCGTCACCCCGCCCGTATTGCGTTGACGCTTCCCGGACCCGTCTTGGACCCAATCGGGTTC carries:
- the speB gene encoding agmatinase, giving the protein MINMDKVNHPITGICSFGKYPICTNLNELQADMAVLGVPYDLGVGFLSGTRLGPRRVREASTQYGRGDAGFYDPERDEVFLAAPWKIVDCGDADIVNGDIQTSFEHIEWAVRKIVERGATPVVIGGDHSISIPVARALDSFGPVTVVQFDAHLDWSDAPGGQRFGNGSPLRRMSEMDHIQGMAQVGLRGLGSSRKSDFDDAREYGSVLITAKEAKQLGVDGVIDKIPSSERYYVTIDIDSLDISVAPGTGSPMPGGLTFDELNGYLEALSKKGEIVAFDFVEVAPQYDPAGVTSRVTAMTILSFMGHILKRREKLNNG